A genomic segment from Bacillota bacterium encodes:
- a CDS encoding carboxypeptidase regulatory-like domain-containing protein: protein MYLRGQIVDRDTGQSLEGVLVECCGNQGCFHTYSNRRGRFQLKDLRPGHWSVAIVRPPYTENYSQCFVGKQDVFIARSLELPGLDDDPAVTG, encoded by the coding sequence ATGTATCTGCGTGGACAGATTGTCGACCGGGACACGGGTCAGAGTTTAGAAGGAGTGTTGGTGGAATGTTGCGGTAATCAAGGGTGCTTCCACACATACAGCAATCGCCGGGGCAGATTTCAGCTCAAGGATTTGAGGCCGGGGCATTGGTCAGTGGCGATTGTTAGGCCTCCCTATACCGAGAATTACAGCCAATGTTTCGTTGGGAAGCAGGATGTATTTATTGCCCGCAGCCTAGAGCTGCCGGGGCTGGATGATGACCCCGCTGTGACCGGTTAA